The Thiohalobacter sp. genome includes the window GCCGCAAGCACCAGCATGGTCGCCCCCGCCCCTGGCGGCTGGCGACCATGCTGGTGCTTGCGGCGGTGCTGGCCGGTGGCCTGGGCTGGGTCCTGGGCCGGCACCAGGCACAGCCGGCGCCGGCACTGGCCCACCTGGTGGCCCCGGCGGCCTTCGCCCACCGGGTCTACGCCACCGATCCCAGGCATCCGGTGGAATTCGACGCCAGCCGCGCGGCGCAGCTCGCGGCCTGGGTGTCCGAACGCATGCACAGCGCCCTGTCGCCGCCGGACCTCACCGCAGCCGGCTTCCGGCTGGTGGGCGGCCGCCTGCTCCCCTCCACCAATCGCATGGCCGCCCAGTTTCTCTACGAGGACAATGCGGGGCGGCGGGTCAGCCTCTATGTGCGCCGTGCCGACTGGCAGGCCGCGAGCGACGCATTCCACTATCGCGAGCTGGACGGGCTGGGGGTGTTCTACTGGACCCGCGGGGAGATGGCCCATGCCCTGGCCGGGCGTCTGCCGCGCGCAAAGCTGATCGAGCTGGCCGCGCGGGTACAGGCGGCCGATGCAGGCTGAGGCGGCGGTTCTGTGATTCGGGTCACGGTTCCGAGGCCCCGAAAGGCGTCAGATAGGACCCCCGCGGCCGGACAACGGGACGCGGCGAACATTCCAGATCAACTGTTACGGAGGACAGACTCATGGCGACCCTTCGCATTCTGTTTGCATCCCTCGCGCTGGCCCTGGCCGGTACCGCTCACGCCGGCCCGCAAGGCCCGATGATGGATTTCAACACCCTGGACGCCGATCAGGACGGCCATATCTCGCGCACCGAGGCCGAAGGCCATCGCAGCCTCACCGAGCAGTGGCAAAAGCTCGACGTCGACGGCAACGACCGGATCGAGCCGGCGGAATTCAGCGCCTTCGAACCCATGCCCATGCACGACGGCAGCGGCATGGGCATGAAGCAGGGCACGCCCGAAAAATAGCGCCGGCGTCAGGAACCGGGTCGTCCGGGTGTGCCTTCCGGTGCGCCCGCGGCGACCCGCTCGCCGCCGCAGTGGCTGAGCACCAGCTCCGGCGGCTCGAAGGAAAAGATGAAGGGGCCGGCCGCGCGCAGGGCGTTGAGCCCGAGGATCTGCCGGGTGCGTCCCGGAAACACCGCCGCCTCCAGTTCACCGATCCGGCACCGCTCGCCGATGGCCAACCCCGAAAGGCGGTACACCGGCACGCTGAGGATGTCGCCGTTGGCCAGCCGGCCCCGCAGTTCACGCACGAAGGTCGCCGCATTGCGGGCGTGCAGCGCCTCGAGGGTGACCTCGTTGATGGTGGTCAGGCCGGCGCCGGTGTCGACCAGGAAGGGGGCGGGATCGAGCCCGCCCACCGCCGCCGGGACATAGTAGGTGGCCGGTCCCTGCCGGCTCATGGCGATGCGGGTGTCAAACTCCTGTCCCATGGCCATCCCCGACAGCCCCAGGGCCAGGATGGCCGAGATTCGCACCCCATCCTTTCCGTTCAATCGCTTGTCCCGCGTGCGCATGCCCGTCCCGCCGCTGCTCCGGTCTCTGCAGCAAGGGGGCTGCAAGGAGCGCGCCAGCCTCGATCCGCGCTGGCGGGTCAGTCGGTGCCGGTGGCCTCGGCGACGGCCGCCGGATCGTAGCCCAGGTTGGGTGCCAGCCAGCGTTCGGCCTCGGCCAGGGACATGCCCTTGCGGCGGGCGTAGTCCACGACCTGATCCCGGTTGATCCTGCCGACGCCGAAATAGCGTGCCTCGGGGTGGGCGAAATACCAGCCGGAGACGGAGGCGGCCGGGATCATGGCGAAGCTGTCGGTCAGCGCGATGCCGGCGTGGCCGACCGGGTCGATCATGCGCCACAGCAGGGCCTTCTCGGTGTGGTCGGGGCAGGCGGGATAGCCGGGCGCCGGGCGGATGCCGCGATAGCGCTCGCGGATCAGGTCCTCGTTGTCCAGTCGTTCGTCGGGCGCATAGCCCCAGATCTCGCGCCGCACCCGGGCATGGAGCTGCTCGGCGAAGGCCTCGGCGAGGCGGTCGGCCAGTGCCTTGAGCATGATGGCATGATAGTCGTCGTGCTCCGCCTCGAAGCGGGCGACGTGGGCGTCGATGCCCAGCCCCGCGGTAACCGCAAAGGCACCGATCCAGTCCGCCAGCCCGGTATCGCGCGGGGCGATGAAATCCGCCAGGCACTGGTTGGGGCGACCGGGCGGCTTGCGGTTCTGCTGCCGCAGGTGGTGCAGCGTCACCCAGACGCCATCGCGATCGCTGTCGGTATAGACCTCGATGTCGTCGTCGCCCACCTGGTTGGCGGGGAACAGGCCGACCACGCCGCGCGCCTGCAGCCAGTTCTCCTCGATGATACGATCCAGCATGGCCTCGGCATCGGCCAGCAGCTGGCGCGCCTGCTCGCCGACCACCGCGTCCTGAAGGATCTTCGGATGGCTGCCAGCCAGTTCCCAGGTCTTGAAGAAGGGCGTCCAGTCGATGTAGTCGCGGAGTGCGGCCAGCGGCATGTCGTCGATGACAGTGATGCCCGGGTTTGCGGGGGTGGGCGGTTCGTACCCCGACCAGTCGATGGGCGTGCGGTTGGCGCGCGCCTCGGCCAGCGTCAGCCAGTCGGTCTTGCGCTGCTTGCCGGCGTGCATCTCGCGCACCTGCGCGTACTCCGCCTTGATCTCGCGCACATAGTCTTCCTTGAGCTCGTCGCTGAGCAGGCTCTGGGCCACGCCGACGGCGCGCGAGGCGTCCTTCACGTACACCGTGGTGCCGTGGTAGTTGGGCTCGATC containing:
- a CDS encoding aspartyl protease family protein produces the protein MNGKDGVRISAILALGLSGMAMGQEFDTRIAMSRQGPATYYVPAAVGGLDPAPFLVDTGAGLTTINEVTLEALHARNAATFVRELRGRLANGDILSVPVYRLSGLAIGERCRIGELEAAVFPGRTRQILGLNALRAAGPFIFSFEPPELVLSHCGGERVAAGAPEGTPGRPGS
- a CDS encoding EF-hand domain-containing protein: MATLRILFASLALALAGTAHAGPQGPMMDFNTLDADQDGHISRTEAEGHRSLTEQWQKLDVDGNDRIEPAEFSAFEPMPMHDGSGMGMKQGTPEK
- a CDS encoding anti-sigma factor family protein, producing RKHQHGRPRPWRLATMLVLAAVLAGGLGWVLGRHQAQPAPALAHLVAPAAFAHRVYATDPRHPVEFDASRAAQLAAWVSERMHSALSPPDLTAAGFRLVGGRLLPSTNRMAAQFLYEDNAGRRVSLYVRRADWQAASDAFHYRELDGLGVFYWTRGEMAHALAGRLPRAKLIELAARVQAADAG